TTAGTTTTTTGATATTTATATCTTACTTTATTTTTCCTGCCATTTGTTATTATAACTGGCATACTCTTTCCCATAGGATCAAATCTCCAGATATCATATCGGTCATAAACAAGAAAATATTCATCATTATTTGTCCAGCCAGCGCTTCCATATGCATCAGGTGCGTTTGGGGTATCATCTATTTCATCATAAAAAGGAAGCTTGATTCCACATGTTAAACAAACAGGCTTTTCAGATCCAATTGGTTTAACATACCAGGCACTATCCTTAGAATCAAACCAAGTAAAATATTTTTCGGAAGGTGAAATTGAAATATTGTATTTTACTTTTTTTGCTAAAACAGTTTTTTTACCAGTTTCAATATCAATATATAAATAGTCACGAAATACAGGAAAATCCCACATTGATGATTTTTCATACAAAACATTGGAAGAAGCTAAAGCAAATTTGCCATTACCTTTAAAAGGGGTATTAATACTTTCAAAAAAAGTATCAGCTAATTGCACAATGTTATTTGTTTTCAAATGAAAAACAGCAGTATAAGTTTTTTTCTTCTCTTTATCCAGATCTTTGAGCTGTTGAGGCTGTATTTGTGCATCATTCCAGTTCCATAAATCAAGATTATATTTTTCCTCTTCTAGCAATGTGTCTTTAGGAAGATTTACAGGTCTTAATGCAGTTCCAAAATATAATTTTGACCCATCTGATGAAAACCAAGGAACGGTATATTCAGAAGCCGTCCAACCTTTTGGAATATTAACTGAGTTAGTGTCACAAATTACAGAACATTTTTTTGTGCTCGATGACCAAAGATTAAGTACAAATGTTTTATTTTCTGTTGTATCTTTAGAATTATGAAAAGCAATTGCATCTCCATTTTCACTACAGCTTATATTTTTAGCAATACCATAAGATTTAAAAACTGAAAGAGCCTCATTTTTTCTTGTATTAAAAACCCATACCTGTGCAGTATCTAATGTATCTTTATTTGTTTGTATAAAAGAAATAAGCTGCCCTTTCTTTGAAACAGAAAACTCAGTAATTCTGGGATAAGAAATTGTATCTAGGCTTGCAATATTTAATAAAATAAGTCTGGTGCCCGGTTCTTTTTTCTCTTTAGGTTTTTTCGTTTTACTATCAACTTTTTTAATATTTTTCTTTAATGTGTCAATTGTTAATACTGTATCTTTTTTTGCTTTTTTGAGTTCTTTTTCCAGGTGAATTGCCAGCCACAAAGGATTTTCTTTTGGTACTGCAAAAGATTTAATTCTTTCATATTTTAAAACTGTATCTTTTTGCATAAAATAAATAGCAAGAGAATCTTTGGGCATATCCTCCTTCTTTTTCTTATCCTTCTTAGCTTTTCTGGTTATTGCTTCGGGAGTTTTTATTTTAAATATAATGAAATCAGAAGATGGTGATAACACTGCCCTATAGCCACGTGAAAATGAATCCAGTTTATTAGTTGTTGCATTCCATAAGTAAAGCCATCCATCTCCTTTCTGAGGATTAATTTCATAACTTACCCATTTACCATCATCGCTTATTATTTCATTTGTTATAGATTTCCATCCATCATAAACCGAATGATCGAGTGACTTTTTATTTATTGTCTGCGAGAAACAATTCGTTGAAATAATAACAACTAAAATAACTGTAAATATTGTTTTCATAAATATGTGTTTTAAACAAACCCACAATCGCCGTCACCATCCTGCAACATAGACTCATTAACAAATAAATTAAATACTTTTGACTGAAGATATTTACGGGTAATATTTTTAGATTTAAGAAAAGAAATACTATTTCTATAATTGCTTTTTATTGAATCATTATACGTTGTTAATATGTCCGTTTTATATTCACACATTAAATTATTTAATGTTTCGCATACTATTTTCTCATGACCTGACTTAACATATAAATAAGGAGTTTTCATGTGTTTATCACGAACTGTTACAATGAAGAATGCGACAATTTCAGCATTTTGTTTTATTACAATAGAAATCGTTTGAAAAGATCTTGCTTCTGAACTGAAATGATACCTTTTACTATCTTTAGTGGGAAAAATAGTTTCCTTAATCCATGGAAAATTCAAAAACCATTTCATTTCTGTTTCTGATCTTTGCATTAACTGGTTTTGCAAGAATGTTTCACAAAATTTAAAACAAGTATTGTCAGGAAATTCAACAGTATATCCCGGTGAAAACTTATTTCTTTTATTTAAAAACAAGTCGTGAAATAAATTTATAAAAACATCATGCAGACTAAATAAAGGAAGTAAAAAAGAAGTTTTAGGAAACCGTGACGGGATTACTTTATGCACACATGAACGCCTGTAAATCCGAATACCAGATTTATTTACAAGCTTATCAAATTTACCAAGTTTATTATATAGAGCTTCAGCTTCGGGTGTAAATTCTGTCGCAAATATTTTTCCATTATACAAATCTATTGACAATTCGGTCATTTTTTTTGCAATTCCTTTTCCTCTCGCGTTTGGGTGAATCCATATACAACTCATCCATGCCATCTTTTCAGGAATGTTATTTACATAAACAAAATCAGGTATAATGCCTAAATATCCAATCAATTCCTTTTCATATACAAGAATTAACAATATGTCATCATCATTTGCTCTTGGGTTATTAATATGAGATAATGCCCGATGGTACGAGATTGGAATATAAGGCATAGACTTGTATTCATCGGAATGAATAAACTCTTTAAGTTGCTGTCTGTTTAATTTTACAATCTCCATTACCTATGAATAGTATTTTTTCCGAAAACAGATTTTATCAGATAGTAAAGATACTCAGTTTTGATTATTTTTTTACCTGAAGCTTTAATTCCTTCCATTGGGATTCTTTGAATATGTCTTTCAATCTGCTCATTTTTCAGCCCTGCTCCACCAAAAGAAAAATCTAAAATCGGGTTGTTTTCACTAAAATATTTATCAAATAAATTGGCTTTAACACCATCATCGGTAAATGGAAAAGCGAACAATGAAAGTGATTGCGAAAAATTTGTTTTTACTATTTCAACTGATACTTGAGTTTGCCTTAGCTGATCATCATAATTTATGTCAGAAAATTTAGGATGATCAATACTATGAGCACCAAAAACAAATCCTTTACCTGATAGTTCTGTAATTTGTTCTGAAGTTAAATATGGCTTTTCTTTCTCCAAATAATCAGCAAAACTATAGCAACATATTTTTGCAGCTTTATCTAACAAATCCTTGTTATTATAAGTGATTGCAAGCAAAGCTTCAAAAACATTATTTTTTTGTATTCCGTTATCTGCTAGAAAAACTGAAATTAATCGTATTGTTTCAGAATTTTCCTTTAAATGATTAATTAACAAACTTGCTTTATATCTGTAAAACAAATCTTTATTATCTATAAACGCAGTATTTAAAAAAATAACCGCTGGAATTCCTTTTTCTAAAAGCATTGGTGCTTCATGATAATAAAAACCGGCTAATCCATCATCAAAAGAAAGCAAAAATGAAGGACTTAAAGGTTGCTGCTTCTCTTTATAAAGCTGAAAAGCTTTTTGAGGTTCTATAACCTTAAAATACTTTTGAAGGTAATTTAAGTCATTAATAAATTCAGGTTGTGAGCGAGTTGTATACAACGAATCAATATGTAAAAGCGGTTTAAAAGCTACTGAATGATAAAAAGGAAATATTAGTTTTTTACCCGATAATTTCTGGTAAAATGAACTTGTAAGTCCATTAGAAAAAGGTGATAAAGTATTAAAAACAGATTTCTTCATTCAAATAAAACAGATATCAAAGATAAAATAAAAATATTGGAAGCTAAATATTATTAAATTGCATTAGTTTAAACAAATAATTAAATTTGTATATCATTTCTTTAAACAGCACCAGTTATTATCAAATTACAATAAAATGAAAAACTTCATCTTATTTTTTATAATTTTTATATCAATCCCATCAGGTTTATATTCTCAAACTTCTTTTGAGATAGAACCTGTATTGATTTCAAATGATACAACACAGCAAATCAGAGAAATTGATAAGTTTAAGAATAACATTATTTTAAATATTAACAATTTTCAGAAGATAGAAAAATATAAAGACAGTCTCAATTTCAGACATGTGTATCTAAGAGACAATGTATTGCAATTGATTAAAGTTCAACACAAAGTAGGGTCTATTATAAAAAATATTGAATGGTTTTATTTAAATAATCAGTTATTTTACACTGAAGCAAACTGGGTTGATACTTTAACAAATAAAAATATTAATCATGCAATATGTTATTTATACAATGACCATTTAATAGCCTGGATAAATAACGATAATAAGTTTGTTAATTCAAAGTCTGCAGAATTTAAAGATTATGAAATAAAAATTGTTCTTTATGGAAAAACTCTTTTTTCAGAGGCAATGAAATAATCACATTTTTGAACCTGAGATCAACCTCCATGCAACAACTTTATCTATAGGTAAAGTTATCTCCTCCAGATTTAGTTGTTTCAAATTAACCCATCTGAATGATTGTGCACCTTCAATTTCATCTTCATAATCGAAAGGTTTTGAAGAAATTTTAAATCTTGGAGCTTCTTTTAGTTTGGCAATATAATAAACCGAAACAACTTGCACATCGCTTCTGAATAATCCCTGCTGAAAAAAATCTGTAGTATAAAAGTGACTCACAATCTCAATCTCCTGACCTAATTCTTCCAAGGCTTCACGGTGAAGACAATCAATTATTCCCTCACCCAACTCAACACCACCACCAGGAAATTTTGTAACACGAATACCAAAAACAAATTCATCACTTATCAAAACCTCGTTTTTTTCGTTGGTAATAATAGCATAAGCTCTTATTGTGAATTTTGTTGGTTTATCCATTCCTGCAAACTGTTATTTGGTTTTGTATAAAACTAATTATATCAGGAATCTGTTCCGGCTCAAACCAATTGTAATCGTTGTTGCGATTAAACCATGAAATCTGTCTGCGAGCATATCGACGGGTATTTCGTTTAATCAACTCTACCGCAACCTCAAGATTATGAATTTCATCAAAGTATTCAAATAGTTCTTTATAACCAACAGTTTTTAATGCATTGCATGAACGATATTGAAACAAATCACGTGCTTCATTTTCGAGACCTTTTTCCATCA
The nucleotide sequence above comes from Bacteroidia bacterium. Encoded proteins:
- a CDS encoding S9 family peptidase, giving the protein MKTIFTVILVVIISTNCFSQTINKKSLDHSVYDGWKSITNEIISDDGKWVSYEINPQKGDGWLYLWNATTNKLDSFSRGYRAVLSPSSDFIIFKIKTPEAITRKAKKDKKKKEDMPKDSLAIYFMQKDTVLKYERIKSFAVPKENPLWLAIHLEKELKKAKKDTVLTIDTLKKNIKKVDSKTKKPKEKKEPGTRLILLNIASLDTISYPRITEFSVSKKGQLISFIQTNKDTLDTAQVWVFNTRKNEALSVFKSYGIAKNISCSENGDAIAFHNSKDTTENKTFVLNLWSSSTKKCSVICDTNSVNIPKGWTASEYTVPWFSSDGSKLYFGTALRPVNLPKDTLLEEEKYNLDLWNWNDAQIQPQQLKDLDKEKKKTYTAVFHLKTNNIVQLADTFFESINTPFKGNGKFALASSNVLYEKSSMWDFPVFRDYLYIDIETGKKTVLAKKVKYNISISPSEKYFTWFDSKDSAWYVKPIGSEKPVCLTCGIKLPFYDEIDDTPNAPDAYGSAGWTNNDEYFLVYDRYDIWRFDPMGKSMPVIITNGRKNKVRYKYQKTNIEINIIDKNEDILFHFFNEENKNEGYCYYNYKTNKIYDLIKKPANIEFSAKAKSANSFLWTECTFNIYPDIHYSNDKFNNPVVISNANPQQSQYLWGSVEQVKWRSFDGKELEGLLYKPENFDPSKKYPMISYFYERHSNELFKHSSPRPSRSVINFTYYTSNGYLIFVPDVKYGIGHPGKDAYNCIISGIKELSKNSWVDSKHLALQGQSWGGYQIAQLVTMTDTMFAAAMAGAPVSNMTSAYGGIRWESGQSRMFQYEKGQSRIGATLWDSLSLYIENSPLFGAPNVKTPLLIMSNDGDGAVPWYQGIEYYSALRRLDKPVWLLNYNGDEHNLGKRSNMLDLTIRMQQFFDHYLKGSPAPEWMEKGIPAIKKGVENGYKLTR
- a CDS encoding GNAT family N-acetyltransferase, which codes for MEIVKLNRQQLKEFIHSDEYKSMPYIPISYHRALSHINNPRANDDDILLILVYEKELIGYLGIIPDFVYVNNIPEKMAWMSCIWIHPNARGKGIAKKMTELSIDLYNGKIFATEFTPEAEALYNKLGKFDKLVNKSGIRIYRRSCVHKVIPSRFPKTSFLLPLFSLHDVFINLFHDLFLNKRNKFSPGYTVEFPDNTCFKFCETFLQNQLMQRSETEMKWFLNFPWIKETIFPTKDSKRYHFSSEARSFQTISIVIKQNAEIVAFFIVTVRDKHMKTPYLYVKSGHEKIVCETLNNLMCEYKTDILTTYNDSIKSNYRNSISFLKSKNITRKYLQSKVFNLFVNESMLQDGDGDCGFV
- a CDS encoding polysaccharide deacetylase family protein, with translation MKKSVFNTLSPFSNGLTSSFYQKLSGKKLIFPFYHSVAFKPLLHIDSLYTTRSQPEFINDLNYLQKYFKVIEPQKAFQLYKEKQQPLSPSFLLSFDDGLAGFYYHEAPMLLEKGIPAVIFLNTAFIDNKDLFYRYKASLLINHLKENSETIRLISVFLADNGIQKNNVFEALLAITYNNKDLLDKAAKICCYSFADYLEKEKPYLTSEQITELSGKGFVFGAHSIDHPKFSDINYDDQLRQTQVSVEIVKTNFSQSLSLFAFPFTDDGVKANLFDKYFSENNPILDFSFGGAGLKNEQIERHIQRIPMEGIKASGKKIIKTEYLYYLIKSVFGKNTIHR
- a CDS encoding NUDIX hydrolase, whose protein sequence is MDKPTKFTIRAYAIITNEKNEVLISDEFVFGIRVTKFPGGGVELGEGIIDCLHREALEELGQEIEIVSHFYTTDFFQQGLFRSDVQVVSVYYIAKLKEAPRFKISSKPFDYEDEIEGAQSFRWVNLKQLNLEEITLPIDKVVAWRLISGSKM